Within the [Enterobacter] lignolyticus SCF1 genome, the region GCCAGCACCTCAATGGATAAACCGCCCGCCTCGTCCGGGAACAGCGCCAGCTCAAGATCGTTGACCGGCCCGGTAGCGAGGGTGTGGGTGGTGGCGCTTACGCCATCGATAGCCAGCTGATAGTCGAACAGTTTGACGTTAAATACCGGGCCGAACAGCGGCTCGTCCCCGGCGGCTTTACCGCTGTCGCGGACGATTTGCTCGGCGTCATAGCGCTGATGACGGCGCATTTTTTTCAGCTGCGCCGCCAGCCGCAGCGCCAGCTGCGCCAGCGTTTCTTCGGCTTCAATCGTTACCGCCAGCGGCAATACGTTAAGCACCGGGCCGCTGGCGGTCAGCGCGGCGGACCCCAGACGGCGCATGAAGATATAGCCCGCAGACCAGGCGCTGCGTCCGCACAGGCGGCTAAGCCACAGCGCGGCCAGCGCCAGCGCCAGATCGGCGCGCTGGCACTGCGGCGCGGCGGCGGCAAGCTGGCTGAACGCCTGGGCATCCGCCGTCACCTTCAGCCGCCAGACGTCCGTCGTCGCGGCGCGTCCGGGCAGCGGCGCCGCCGACAGCGACGCCGGCGGCGGCAGCTCCCGGCGCTGCTGCGCCCAGAAGGCGCCATCGCGCTGCCAGCTGTCGCTTTCACGGTAGCGCCGATACTCCTCCACCACCTCCGCAAACGGCGTGAAGGGGGAAGCCGGTAGCGGCTCGCCGCGCTGCAGGGCGCGATAAATTTGCGCTATCTGCCGGGTAATGGCCGGGAAGCTGAAGCCGTCCACCAGCAGGTGGTGGTAGCGCTGGTACCAGAACCACTGATTTTCCGCCACGCGGATCAGCTGATGGCAGAACAGCGGGTTGCCGCTGTCGACGCGCAGATCCTGGAGCAGGTCGGCCTGCATCAGCGCCTGCGCCGCGGCGTGCGGGTCGCTCGCCGCGCGGACGTCGACAACCGCGGGCGGCGAAAAAACAAGGCTGTCGTCCGGCGCCTGCCAGAGCTCGCCGTCATCCTCGCCGAAGCGAAAACGCAGGGTATCCGCCTGCTGCAGGCCGACAACGATAGCCTGCCCCAGCAAGGTCGGGTCAATGGCGCCTTCCAGCGCCACATAGTGCGCCACGCTCCAGGCATTCGGCAGCGAAGAGAGCTTTTCCGCCATCCAGATCCCCGGCTGCGCCGCCGTCAGGGGTAAACGTTCGGTCATCACAGATTCCTTAATTCGCGTAGTGCGCCGGGGTGAGAGAGGTCCAGCGCGCGGCAAGCCAGGCGCTGCAGTCCTCCGCGTTTTGCGGTTCGCAGACCACCGCCCAGCCTTCCGGCAGCGCGCACTGCTGCGGCCAGAGGCTGAACTGCTGGCGGGCGTTTTGCAGAATGTAGAACTGCCCCTGCGGGTTATCGAAAGGGTTACTGAATTGCATCGCAAACTCCTGTCATAAAACGCCTTACGCGCGGCTTTCGCAAAGCGGCAGCCAGAGCTGAATCAGCCCTGCCGTCAGCCCGCCGCGCCAGCACAGCGCGTCATGACCGCCGTCGACCTGGCGCCAGAAAACCGGCTGCTGCGCCTGCTGTAGCTGTTGTAAAAGCGCCTGATTGGCCTGAAAAATCATCGGTTCGCGCACGCCCGCTTCCAGCCAGATACGCAAATTTCCCGGCGACAGCTCGCGGCGCGCCAGCCTGTCGACCAGCGCGCCGCCCGGCTGCGCCCCGCGGGTCGGCCACCAGAACGAGCCGGACTGGCTCAGCACGCAGCCAAAGCGCTGCGGCCAGTGAAGCCCGGCAAACATCGCCGCCAGGCCGCCGAAGCTCTGACCGGCGACCACGGTGTGCTCGCCGCGATCGCTGAAGGGCGCAAGGCTCTGCACCTGCGGCAGCAGCTCCTGCTGTAGGGCCAGCCAGAAATCGGCGTTGCAGGGAAGCTCCGCGCTGCGGTGGGGCGTGTCGATGGCGTCGATCAGCAGATAGACCGCGGGCGGCAGCTGGCCTTCGCGGGTGAGCGACGCCAGCGCGGGCCATACCGGCATGCTCTCGGCCCAGAACTGACCGTCCAGCAGCACCGCCAGCGGCCGTTCAGCAGGCATGTCGCTGCCGGTGGTAAAGATCCATACCCGGCGGGTGTTGCCCAGATGCCGGCTGCGCCAGTCGATGCACAGCGGCGGCAAGTAGAGCGCATCCGGCGTTTGCCAGCCGGGCTGCGGCGGCGAGAGCGGCAGCGAGAGCGCGGAGACCGGGTGGCCGCGCCCGCCGCGCCAGCTGTGAGGATTCAACGGGTCGGCAATCGCCTGCGGCAACAGCGCGCGCCAGCCTTCACGCAGCCCCGCGCTATCCGGGCGCGCGCTGCGGAAAACGTCTGCCGGAAAATCGTCTGTCCGTAAGGAGGGAATCAGGCAATAGCTGCCGCGCCAGCTGGCGGGCAGCGTCGTTTGCCAGCGCCAGACGTCGGTCCCCGCAAGGCGCTCCAGCGACTGCGGCACCGCATGCTGATGGTGGTCGGTAACGCCGGTGATGTAGATCCACACCCGCTGAACGGGCGACGTCAGCTCGCTGCCCGCCGGATCCCGCCACCAGAAGGTGACATGGCATGACTCCCCTTCCTGTCGCCACTCCGGGCCGCGTTTACGCGCCCACCAGGCATTACTTCCTGTCGTTACCGTCTCCGCCACGTTAACCCCGCGCTATGTATTGTTTTTTTTCGAACTGTAAAAAATTATTGATAATATTATTGATAACTATTTGCATTTGCAATAGCGTATTGACGCGCGTTTTTTTGGGAAAGTTAAACTCACAGCAGGGCTCATAATGAATAAGAAAATGAAATTCCTGACCTTACAGGTCGCTCTGGGAATATACGGGGTAGCGCCAGGGCTGCACGCCGAGGACACCGCGGCTAAAACCGCCGACGACCCGGCGGAAACCATGGTGGTTACCGCGGCGCAGCAGAACCTTCAGGCGCCGGGGGTCTCGACCATTACCGCCGACGAAATTCGTAAAAACCCTCCCGCCCGCGACGTATCGGAAATTATCCGCACCATGCCGGGCGTAAACCTGACCGGGAACTCCACCAGCGGCCAGCGCGGCAACAACCGCCAGATTGATATTCGCGGGATGGGGCCGGAAAACACCCTGATTCTGATCGACGGGAAACCGGTCACCAGCCGCAACTCGGTGCGCCTGGGCTGGCGCGGCGAGCGCGATACGCGCGGCGATACCGGCTGGGTGCCGCCGGAGATGATCGAGCGGATTGAGGTGATCCGCGGCCCGGCGGCGGCACGCTACGGCAACGGCGCCGCGGGCGGGGTGGTCAATATCATCACCAAAAAAGGCTCGGAAGAGTGGCACGGCTCCTGGAACGCCTATATGAACATGCCGGAGCACAAGGACGAGGGCGCGACAAAGCGCACCAACTTCAGCCTCAGCGGCCCGCTGGGCGGCGACTTCAGCTTCCGCCTGTACGGCAACCTCGATAAAACCCAGGCCGACGCCTGGGATATCAACGAGGGGCACCAGTCAGAACGTACCGGCATCTACCAGAATACCCTGCCGGCCGGTCGCGAAGGGGTCGAAAATAAAGACATCAACGGCGTGGCGCGCTGGGATTTCGCGCCGATGCAGTCGCTGGAGCTTGAGGCAGGCTATAGCCGCCAGGGCAACCTGTACGCGGGCGATACCCAGAACACCAATACCAACAGCCTGGTTAAAGAGAACTACGGCAAAGAGACCAACCGCCTCTATCGCCAGAACTATGCGCTGACCTGGAACGGCGGCTGGGACAACGGCGTGACCACCAGCAACTGGGTGCAGTACGAGCACACGCGCAACTCCCGTATTCCGGAAGGTCTGGCGGGCGGCACCGAGGGGATCTTCGATCCTAACGCCAAACAGAAGTTCGTTGATATCGATCTCTCCGATGTGATGCTGCACAGCGAAGTCAGCGTGCCGTTCGATCTGTGGGTGAACCAGAACCTGACGCTGGGTACCGAGTGGAACCAGCAAAAAATGAAGGACATGACCTCCAACACCCAGACCTTTATGGGCGGGAATATCCCGGGCTACAGCAGCACCAACCGCAGCCCGTACTCGCAGGCGGAGATCTTCTCGCTGTTTGCCGAGAACAACATGGAGGTCACCGACTCCACCATGCTGACGCCCGCGCTGCGCTTCGATCACCACAGCATCGTTGGCAGCAACTGGAGCCCGTCCCTGAACCTCTCCCAGGGGCTGGGCGACGACGTCACCCTGAAAATGGGCATCGCCCGCGCCTATAAGGCGCCGAGCCTGTACCAGACCAACCCGAACTACATCCTCTACAGCAAGGGCCAGGGCTGCTACGCCAGCGGCACCGGTGTGGGCTGCTACCTGCAGGGCAACGACGATCTGAAGGCGGAAACCAGCATCAACAAAGAGATTGGTCTGGAGTTCAAGCGCGACGGCTGGCTGGCGGGCGTTACCTGGTTTCGTAACGACTACCGCAACAAGATTGAAGCAGGCTATGTCCCGGTCAACCAGACCTCGATAACCAGCAAAGGCAAAACCACCTATACCGATATCTACCAGTGGGAAAACATCCCCGAAGCGGTGGTGGAAGGCCTTGAGGGAACGCTGAACGTGCCGGTCAGCGAGACCATCAGCTGGACCAACAACATCACCTATATGCTGCAAAGTAAGAATAAAGAGACCGGCGAACGCCTGTCGATTATTCCGGCCTATACGCTTAACTCCACCCTGAGCTGGCAGGTGACGCAGGATGTGTCGCTACAGTCGACCTTGACCTGGTACGGCAAGCAGCAGCCGAAGAAATACAACTATAAGGGACAGCCGGCGACCGGCAGCGAAACCGATGAGGTTAGCCCGTACAGCATCGTTGGCCTGAGCGGCACCTGGGACGCGACCAAAAACGTCAGCCTGACCGCGGGCGTCGACAACGTGTTCGACAAGCGCCACTGGCGTGCGGGCAACGCCCAGACCACCGGCGGCGATACTGGTTATATGTACGGCGCTGGCGCCAATACCTATAACGAATCGGGCCGGACGTGGTTTATGAGCGTTAACACGCACTTCTGATGACCTGTCTCCCCCGCTCCGCGTTTTGCGGAGCGGGGCGCGGAGGAGACCCCATGCTGACCCATCACACCCGCCTCGTCCTTCATGGTACTCCCCTGCACCGCATCGACTTTGCGCCTGCCACCTTCACCGATGCCGATCTCTTCTGGCTCCCTCACCACCAGAAGCTGCTGAACGCAGGCCGTAAGCGCAAAGCCGAGCATCTGGCAGGCCGTATAGCGGCGTTTTACGCGCTGCGCGAGCACGGGATCCCGACGATTGCGGATATCGGTGAGCGGGGTCAGCCAACGTGGCCGCCGGGGTGGTTCGGCAGCATCAGCCACAGCACCACCACCGCGCTGGCGGTGGTGGCCCGCCAGCGGGTCGGCATGGATAATGAAACGCGACTACAGGCCGGGGAGTGCGAAGAGATAGCCGACAGCATCGCCTGCCCGGACGAACTCGCGCGCCTTCGCGCCTGCCGCCTCCCCTTTCCGCTGGCGCTGACGCTGGCCTTCAGCGCCAAAGAGAGCCTGTATAAGGCGCTATCGGACAGGTTTCCCGACATGCCGGATTTTCACGCCGCGCAGGTGACGCACATTGCCGAACAGCAGCTGATGCTGCATATCAGTCAGGACATTGGCCCGGAATACCGCGACACGCGGTTCCCGATACGTTTTCATACCGACGGCAGCCAGGTGATGACGCTGGCGATCGTGGGCTAATGCCTTTCCCGTCTTGATTATGCATTTTCCGCATAAGCTAAGCTGAATTTAAACTTTAACAGAAGCCGATCACAGCGATAACGTAGCGAATCCTATAATAATCATCCTCTTCTTTTTGCTTCAGGGATCGCCGCTATGACCAAAAAACTGCTGTCGTTACTGCTGCTGTCTGCGCTGTCAGCCGCTTCGCATGCCGCCACACCCCCTAACACGCTGGTCGTGGCGCAGGGCCTTGACGACCTCGTCAGCCTCGACCCGGCGGAAGCCAACGAGCTCTCCAGTATTCAGACGGTGCCGAGCCTGTATCAGCGCCTGGTGCAGCCGGATCGCGATAACCCGGAAAAGATCACCCCGATTCTGGCGGAGAGCTGGCAGGCTGACCCGGCCGCGAAAACCCTGACCGTGAAGCTCAAACCCGACGCCAAATTTGCCTCCGGCAACCCGCTGCGTCCGGAAGACATTATTTTCTCCTACACCCGCGCGGTGAAGCTCAATAAATCCCCGGCCTTTATTCTCAACGTGCTGGGCTGGGAGCCGGACAATATCGATGGCCAGCTTAAGAAAATCGATGACCACACCGTGCAGCTGCACTGGACGGCGGACGTCAGCCCGGCGGTGGCGCTGAATATTTTATCTACGCCAATCGCCTCTATTGTTGATGAGCAGCTAGTGGCGCCGAACGCCAAAGCGGGCGATTTCGGCAACGGCTGGCTGAAGATGCACTCTGCGGGCAGCGGCGCCTTTAAGATGCGCGTGTACCAGCCGCATCAGGCCATTGTGCTGGACGCCAACGGCACTTCGCCCGGCGGCGCGCCGAAGATTGACAACGTCATCATTAAAAACGTCCCGGACCCTGCCTCCCGCCGCCTGCTGATTCAGCAGGGCGATGCCGACATCGCCCGCGACCTGGGCGCCGACCAGATTGACGCCCTGCAGGGGAAAACGGGCGTGAAGGTGCTGAGCATTCCGTCAGCGGAACAAAACTATCTGGCGTTTAACACCGCCAATACCGCCAACCCGCTGCTCAATAACCCCGCCTTCTGGGAA harbors:
- a CDS encoding MbtH family protein, with the translated sequence MQFSNPFDNPQGQFYILQNARQQFSLWPQQCALPEGWAVVCEPQNAEDCSAWLAARWTSLTPAHYAN
- the fes gene encoding enterochelin esterase, with amino-acid sequence MAETVTTGSNAWWARKRGPEWRQEGESCHVTFWWRDPAGSELTSPVQRVWIYITGVTDHHQHAVPQSLERLAGTDVWRWQTTLPASWRGSYCLIPSLRTDDFPADVFRSARPDSAGLREGWRALLPQAIADPLNPHSWRGGRGHPVSALSLPLSPPQPGWQTPDALYLPPLCIDWRSRHLGNTRRVWIFTTGSDMPAERPLAVLLDGQFWAESMPVWPALASLTREGQLPPAVYLLIDAIDTPHRSAELPCNADFWLALQQELLPQVQSLAPFSDRGEHTVVAGQSFGGLAAMFAGLHWPQRFGCVLSQSGSFWWPTRGAQPGGALVDRLARRELSPGNLRIWLEAGVREPMIFQANQALLQQLQQAQQPVFWRQVDGGHDALCWRGGLTAGLIQLWLPLCESRA
- a CDS encoding TonB-dependent siderophore receptor, which gives rise to MNKKMKFLTLQVALGIYGVAPGLHAEDTAAKTADDPAETMVVTAAQQNLQAPGVSTITADEIRKNPPARDVSEIIRTMPGVNLTGNSTSGQRGNNRQIDIRGMGPENTLILIDGKPVTSRNSVRLGWRGERDTRGDTGWVPPEMIERIEVIRGPAAARYGNGAAGGVVNIITKKGSEEWHGSWNAYMNMPEHKDEGATKRTNFSLSGPLGGDFSFRLYGNLDKTQADAWDINEGHQSERTGIYQNTLPAGREGVENKDINGVARWDFAPMQSLELEAGYSRQGNLYAGDTQNTNTNSLVKENYGKETNRLYRQNYALTWNGGWDNGVTTSNWVQYEHTRNSRIPEGLAGGTEGIFDPNAKQKFVDIDLSDVMLHSEVSVPFDLWVNQNLTLGTEWNQQKMKDMTSNTQTFMGGNIPGYSSTNRSPYSQAEIFSLFAENNMEVTDSTMLTPALRFDHHSIVGSNWSPSLNLSQGLGDDVTLKMGIARAYKAPSLYQTNPNYILYSKGQGCYASGTGVGCYLQGNDDLKAETSINKEIGLEFKRDGWLAGVTWFRNDYRNKIEAGYVPVNQTSITSKGKTTYTDIYQWENIPEAVVEGLEGTLNVPVSETISWTNNITYMLQSKNKETGERLSIIPAYTLNSTLSWQVTQDVSLQSTLTWYGKQQPKKYNYKGQPATGSETDEVSPYSIVGLSGTWDATKNVSLTAGVDNVFDKRHWRAGNAQTTGGDTGYMYGAGANTYNESGRTWFMSVNTHF
- the entD gene encoding enterobactin synthase subunit EntD; its protein translation is MLTHHTRLVLHGTPLHRIDFAPATFTDADLFWLPHHQKLLNAGRKRKAEHLAGRIAAFYALREHGIPTIADIGERGQPTWPPGWFGSISHSTTTALAVVARQRVGMDNETRLQAGECEEIADSIACPDELARLRACRLPFPLALTLAFSAKESLYKALSDRFPDMPDFHAAQVTHIAEQQLMLHISQDIGPEYRDTRFPIRFHTDGSQVMTLAIVG
- a CDS encoding ABC transporter substrate-binding protein — protein: MTKKLLSLLLLSALSAASHAATPPNTLVVAQGLDDLVSLDPAEANELSSIQTVPSLYQRLVQPDRDNPEKITPILAESWQADPAAKTLTVKLKPDAKFASGNPLRPEDIIFSYTRAVKLNKSPAFILNVLGWEPDNIDGQLKKIDDHTVQLHWTADVSPAVALNILSTPIASIVDEQLVAPNAKAGDFGNGWLKMHSAGSGAFKMRVYQPHQAIVLDANGTSPGGAPKIDNVIIKNVPDPASRRLLIQQGDADIARDLGADQIDALQGKTGVKVLSIPSAEQNYLAFNTANTANPLLNNPAFWEAARWLVDYNGITKDLLKGQYFVHQSFLPVGLPGALENNPFTFDPAKAKEILAKAGIKDAHFTLDVENKPPFITIAQSMQASFAQGGVKVDLLPAAGSQVYARVRAKQHQAAIRLWIPDYFDAHSNASAFAWNDGKSSTVAGLNGWKIPELNKQTLAAVAEPDPAKRLDLYKKMQEELQRSSPYVFVDQGKTQIVVRDNVKGYQQGLNADMVWYDRVTK